The Radiobacillus deserti genomic interval AGAAATGTTTCATCTTGTAAAGCAATTAACGCTGCCTTTTGCGAAAGGCTCGTCGTATTGAAGGGTCCACGAGTAACGTTAAGTGCCCTAGTAATTGCTTCATTAGCTACGCCATATCCAACTCGTAAACCTGCCAACCCGTAAGCTTTTGAAAACGTGCGAAGCACAATCAAGTTTTCATATTGACCAATAGCCTTTATTGTATCTGGATAGTCATCCGCATCCACATACTCATAATAAGCCTCATCAAAAACGACAAGTATGTCTGAGGGGCAATGGCTCATTACATAATCAAACTCTTCTTGGTTGATATGGCAACCTGTTGGATTATTGGGAGAACATAGCCAAATGATTTTAGTTTGCTTATTAATTTTTGCCACCATTGTTTTCACATCGTGATAACCATTCACTAGAGGAACTTCTACAATTTCAGCACCTTCGATTACTGCGTTGTGCTTATATTGTGGAAAAGTTGGTGTTGCCATAATAGTGTTGGTTCCTGGGTATAAATAAGAATTACAGATAATTTCAATCACTTCATCAGAACCAGCTCCAAATACAAGTTGGTCTGGCTCTACATCAAGTTTCTTCGCCAACGCCATTCGAAGTTCCGTTGAGTAGCCATCTGGGTAAATTTCTAAATTGGACATCCACTCTGACATTTCTTCCTTTACTTTTTTGGAAAAACCAAATGGATTTTCATTCGAAGCCAATTTCACGATTCTAGATAAACCATATTCCTTCTTTACATCTTCTATTTGCTTCCCCGGTTTATATGGGGACATACTTTTTAATACTTCTTTGCTTGTCATCTATCCGTACTCCTCCCTAACGTAACAAATCAGGACGCAAAACCTTTGCACCATGATGATATATATGCTGAATTTCCTTTTGCTCTATTGTAGTGTTGACCGTAATCATGACGCGGATGCACTTCTCTAAACTACCTGGCACATCGATTTCTTGCATACACATGACTGGTACGTATGTCCACCCATCTAGCAATCGGAGTGCTTTTGCGGGGAAGGATGCCGTGATATCAGATGTAACACTAATCAATACAGACGCAATATCATCGGGATTGATTTGATTTTTCATTGCCATTTCTTCAACTAAAGCTCTTGTATGTTCGATTATTTGATCTGCTTCATTTTGGAGTACAGTAGTAGCTCCACGTATCCCTCTAATCATTTTAATCCACCAACTCTCCGAGAAAGTCTTTCAACTGATTGTATAAGAACTCTTCCTCCATTTGCTGAATGACTGGGTGCCCAACGGCTTTTAGCAGCACCATCTGTATCTGTTTATTTTTTGTTTTTTTATCTTTTTTCATCTTGTTGATCAATGATTCAGCTTTTAGAGGGGGCAATACTGTAGGGTAGCCATTAGTCTTTATCCATTCATAATACGCTTCATACGGAAGGTCCACACGGAAGGTCCGCTGACTTACTTTTAAGGCAAATAACATGCCAATAGCTACCGCCTCACCATGCGTCCATGTCCCATATCCTAGCTCGGATTCGAGAGCATGTCCGAGTGTATGACCGAAATTTAAAAACATACGGTGATAAGATTCCCTTTCATCTCGTTCCACCACAGCAGCCTTTACTTGTATTCCTTGTAAAAGATGCTTCGTTAAAGTTCTCTCATCTAATGGTTTTGTTAAATCTGCACGTATGACATCACGAAAGAAAGATTCCCCTTCTAAAAAACCGTGTTTCACGACCTCAGCATATCCAGACCGTACTTCTCTCAGTGGCAACGATTTAAGTGTCTCTACATCATAAATAACCGCTACCGGTGGATAAAAGCTACCGATCAAGTTTTTGCCTAAAGCATGGTTGATACCTACCTTCCCACCGACACTACTATCGTGTGCTAATATGGTAGTTGGCATTTGAACGAAATCAATGCCTCTCATAAAGGTAGAAGCAAAAAAACCAACTAGATCACCGACCACTCCTCCACCGAGAGCAATAACTAAGCTGTGTCGATTAAGTCCCTTTTCTAAAGCATCCGTTATAAGTTCATAATATTGATCTATGCTTTTAGATGCTTCCCCACTTGGGACAACATAAGAATCAACTTGATTAGAAGCAAACTGCTTTTTGATATCTTCTAGGTACAAATCAGCAACCGTTTGATCAGAAACAATATAAATACTTTCATAGGATTTCGGTAAGTACTTAATAACTTGCTTTCTAATTCCAGTTCCGGCTGTCACTACATAACTCCCCGAACGTGTTTGAATAGTTACGGAAGCTTCCATTAGAAACGACGAACCTCTTCTCTGTATTCCTCTACTGCTTTTTTCAATTTTGGAAATTGATCATTCGGAAACTGTTCTAGAATCGCCTTCGCAACTTCAAATGCAACAACATGCTCCATCACTACTGCCGCTGCAGGTACAGCACATGAATCGGAACGCTCGATACTTGCATTGAAAGCTTCTTTAGAATCGATATCTACACTTTGCAATGGTTTATATAAAGTCGGAATTGGCTTCATAACACCTTTTACTACAATTGGCATCCCAGTGGTCATCCCGCCTTCGAAACCACCTAATCGATTTGTTTGACGGAAATAACCTTCTTCCTCATTCCAGCCAATTTCATCATGTACTTGACTCCCATTCAAACGAGCCGCTTCAAAACCAATTCCAAACTCTACTCCTTTGAATGCATTAATACTCGCAACAGCACCAGCAATACGACCATCTAGTTTACGGTCATAATGCACATACGAACCAACACCAGCTGGCATTCCTTCAATATAGACTTCTGCCACACCGCCAATCGAATCCCCATCTTTCTTGGCTTTATCAATAGCATCCATCATTTGTTTGCCAGCTTGTTCATCCAGACAGCGCACTGGTGAATCTTCAGATATGCGGATACGTTCTTCCATAGAAAGATCTGGATTTGATTCTGCTTTAATACCAGCAATTTCATTAACATAGCCAACTACTTGTATGCCTAAGTGTTTCAGTAAAGTTTTGGCAACAGCTCCTGCTGCAACCCTTGCTGCTGTTTCTCGAGCGGAGGATCGTTCTAAAATATTACGTATATCTCGATGTCCGTATTTAATGGCTCCGTTTAAATCGGCATGCCCAGGTCTAGGTCTTGTGACGACTCTTCGAATCTGTTCTCCTTCCGGAAATGGATCCTCTCCCATAATGTCTTCCCAATGCTTGAAATCATCATTATGTATAACCATAGCAATTGGTGAACCTAGTGTATAACCATGTCTTACCCCACCAGCCATGTCCACTAAATCCTTTTCTATTTGCATTCGTTTTCCTCTACCATGTCCCTTTTGTCGTCTTAACAATGATTCGTTTATATCTTCTTTTGTGAGTGGCATGAGTGAAGGAATTCCTTCTACAATCGTTGTAAGCTGCTTTCCATGAGACTCCCCAGCAGTTAAGTAGCGCATGTTTGTACCCCCATTAATATCTAATTTTGTACTACTATATCATACCTTTTCCTTTCTGTGTGCAAGGAAACATCTGAAAAAGTTACTTTTTAGACTTTTTATACAATTTTGACTATTAAATTTTAAATGTAAGCATTTTCTTTTCTGAGTTTTATCTTTATCGGTTCATTTAAAACAAAAAAAATCCCACCGCAGTGAGACTTTTGTACCATCATCCTTTTTGATAGAAAAAAGAATCTAATATTTGAAATTGATATTGGCTAGGATTAAAGATTTGTTCCGTACTACCTACAAATAATACACCACCAGGCCTTAAGGACTGACTAAATTTCTTATATATCTCGTCTTTCGCATCCTCAGTAAAGTAAATCATTACATTACGACAGACGATTAAATCAAAATCTCTATCATATGAATCTGATAAAAGATTATGCTTTTTAAAGGTGACACAGCGTTTAATAGAATCGTCGATTTTATAAGAATTCCCATCTTTAGTGAAATACTTATTTTTTATTGGTTCAGGCATTTCTTGTAAGGAACGTTCTGGATACACACCGATTTGTGCCCGTTTCATCACATTTTCATCTAAATCAGTCGCTAATACTTTAATATCCTTTAAATCCATAAATTGATTTAGAATCATGGCAATCGTGTAGGGCTCTTCACCAGTTGAACATGCAGCACTCCACACTTTCAGTGTTTTCTTATTTTTTAATAATTGAGGAATAACCTTTTTTTGTAACGTTTCCCATCTACTAAAATTCCGATAGAATTCCGTCACATTAATTGTCACACGATCTAAAAACTCCATCATAGCATCTTGATTACTATTTAATAGATTAAAGTAGCTCATAAAATCCTTACATTCTTTTTTATCCCGTAATGCAGTCAGTCTACGTTTCATCTGTACTTCCTTGTATAGGCTTAAATCAATACCAGTTTTGCGTTTAATTTGTGAAGTAAATTCTAAGTAGTCCGTCATGGGTCTATCTCCTCTACCATTTATATTCTTTATCATAACCGAGAATGCCCAAAAGAAAAACCCCTAAAAATAGGGGTTCATGAAATAATTAATATATCCATTGTTTACTATGTTTCGAGTATTCGACCAGTTCCGAATTAGAGAAAAATAGTCCAATTTCTCTTTCTGCACTTTCTGGTGAATCAGATCCGTGAATGACATTCTTTCCAACCGTTAATCCAAAGTCCCCTCGAATCGTTCCAGGTAGAGCATCTTGAGGATTTGTTTTACCCATCATTTGACGAGCTGTTGCAATAACATTTTCCCCTTCCCATACCATAGCAAATACTGGTCCGGAAGTAATAAAACCTACCAATTCTTGGAAAAACGGTTTCCCTTTGTGCTCAGCGTAATGCTCTTCTGCTAACGCTTCCGTAATTTTCATTAGCTTGGCACCAGCTAGTTTAAAGCCTTTCTTTTCAAAACGAGAAACTATGTCCCCTACTAGGTCTCTTTGTACTCCATCAGGTTTTACCATTAAAAATGTCTTTTCCATCGTTACACCTCTTCGTTTATGTATTTATGAAAGCGCTATAAAACTACCCTCATAGATTCTATCAAAGAATGTAACATCTGACAACGAGTCAATTTTTTCGTTTTCCAATATATTTTGCAATCGTTGTTAATGTTTGTTTAGCTTTTGTGTCCGGTAACACTTGTAATGCTTGATAGGCTTTATTCAAGTACATTTCACTGACTTGGTAAGCACGGTCAATCGCATCACTTTGTTTTATATAGTCAATGAATGGTTGGATATCTTTCGGATCAAGATTTTCTTCAGCAGCCAACACTTTTCGAAGATTATTCTTAAACGCCACATCCTCCATCGCAAAAAATACGGGTAGCGTTATATTTCCTTGTAATAGGTCCCCACCCGCCGGCTTTCCTAATGCAGAGGATGAGGAGGTGAAATCCAAGATGTCATCAATTATTTGATAGGACATTCCCACATAATAGCCATACTTGGTTAACGCGGTCTCATATTCTTTTGTTGCTCCAGATGCTACTGCCCCGAGCTGACTACTAGAGGAAATAAGAAGGGCCGTTTTTCGCTTAATCCTTCTCAGGTAGTTACGTATGGATTGATCGATGTTATATTTTTCTTCCATTTGCTTGAGTTCTCCAATACAAAGCTCTACTACCGTTTCTGAAAGAATTCTATGTGCTCTCGGATTATCGATACCAGTCAAATATTCCAACGATCTTGCGAAAATATAATCTCCGGTATACATCGCAATTCGATTATCCCATGTTGCTTTCACGGTCGGCTTTCCTCGTCGTAATTCCGCCTCATCGATCACGTCATCATGAACTAAAGACGCCATATGAATAAGCTCTAAAGATACAGCAACCGTCTTTAACCGCTCGAAATCGTAGTTGCCGAAAGAGCCTGCAAGCAAAACAAAAACAGGACGAATTCTCTTTCCTCCTGCTTTTAATAGTTGCTGTGAGGCTTCTCGTAGGATGGGGTCCTTAGCATGAATGGTTTCGTTTAATGTTTTTTCAATTTGGTTTAGTTCCGTTTTCAGATAGGAATAGGCAGCTGCTAATTTCATGACGTCACCTTTTTACTCATAGATTACATTCTATTTACTCAGTGGGAGGTTTAATACCTGCGTGCATTGCCGCTACACCACCAGTGTAACTCTTTATGTTTACTTGAGTTAATCCAACTTCCTCAAATAAAGCTTTCAATTGTTCTTTTCCTGGAAAATCTTTGGCCGATTCATGTAACCAAGCATATTCATTATAGCTTTTAGCTAATAAGCGACCAAATAATGGCATAATGTATTTAAAGTAAAAATAATAAAGCTGACGAAATCCAGGTGTTGTAGGCTGGGACGTTTCCAAGCAAACAACCATTCCCCCTGGCTTCACAACACGTTTCATTTCAGATAATACTTGTTTATAATCTGGAACATTACGCAACCCGAACCCTATCGTAGCATAATCAAATGTATCATCCTCGAAGGGGAGTTCCATCGCATTACCATGAATAAATTCAAGTTGATCAAGAGGTCGGTTTCGTTTCTTTTCCTTTGCAATCGAAAGCATGTTCTGACTGAAGTCTAATCCAACGATTTTTCCAACAGAACCAACAGCTTCGGCTAGCGAAAAAGACCAATCCCCTGTACCGCAGCAGACATCTAGAGCGGAATTTCCAGGTTGGACGTTCATACGCTTCATCACATCTTTTCTCCATGCTTTATGTCGTTGAAAAGAAATGACGGAATTCATAAAATCATATCTATCGTATATTTTCTCAAACACACCATGGACACGTTCTTCTTTTGATTGTGGCATTCTTTATTACCCTTCTTCCACTACTTTTGTGTTTTTCCGGCTGTACTCATTCAGTAAGTCATGAACATATGTTGTTAACTGATGAAACTTAAGCGGAAGTTGATTCACAGCAGTCTCCATCTTTTGCATACTTTTTTGAATAGCCCCTTCCATAAGTTGTACAGCTTGTTTTTTTGGATTTTGCGCCAGCTCATGACGAGTCATAACATCCAACAACAAGGATTGACCAGAGCTAAGAACATGTTGTTTTTCTTTCGTAAGCCTTGTCATCAGAAGCCATTCCTCAGATAACGTGTTGATTTCTGTCCCTTGTATTTGTTCGGCGACTCGCTGAATCAATAAGGATTCAATTTGTTTCACCGTACGCATCCAATCTTGAATCGTGTCCGGTTTATTATAATAGGCCACCATTTTTAATTCATTGATTTCTTTGATTGCAGAGGCAAGTACGTGAATCATAGCTACATCATCTAGTTTACTTAGTAAGTAATAATAGAGACCACTATAGTAATCTCCAGCTAATACCGTTAACTGACGCTTCTTTTTGTACTGAAGGGATTCTTGCTCCGCTGATTGATTTGCAACTAAATCATGCGTGTCTAATGCGATTTGTACAAGCATCGTCGTGATGATGTAATGATCCTTTTTAGATTCCGGTAAATCCGTAGTGTTCATTAAGGAGGTTAAAATCATTAATTTATCGTTATCTATGACAGGCTTTGGAATATATTTTTCCAAGTAAGGGTGACTAATTTGTGTCTCTAGTGCTAATCTTACTCGTCTGAGTTGTAATTCTAGTGAAATGGAATCCATATCATAAGCCCCTCCATAGTAAACCTTTCAAATAGCATTTACATAATTATAACATAAGTACTGCACCTACGCCTTATAGATGTTTGCATCTCGAGATATGTATTTGTCTAACATGTTTTTTCAACCAATAAAAAAAGGGTGCATAATGCACCCTTTGCCCATATGTAAATTATTTTACAGTATCTTTTAGGGCTTTACCTGGTTTGAATGCTGGTACTTTGCTTGCAGGGATTTCGATTTCATCACCTGTTTGTGGGTTTCGACCTTTACGAGCCGCACGCTCACGTACTTCAAAGTTACCAAAACCGATTAATTGTACTTTGTCTCCAGCTTTAAGTGAATCCATGATAGATTCAAAAACTGCATCAACAGCTTTTGTTGCATCCTTTTTAGAAAGTTCGCTTTTTTCTGCAACTGCATTGATTAGATCAGTTTTATTCATGACATTCACCTCCTCCCAATACCTATATCCGATTCGTATGAACAAAGACAGTCATTCTACCATTTGTTCACCATTTTTCACTTTTTTATACCTCGTATCACCAAATATATGATGACAAGGCTTATATTAAACGAGTTTTCGGGTAAATTCAACATAAAATAACAAGTTTAGCTAAAAATTGTTCAATTTTCCTAAGTTTTAACTCGTCTATTGATTTGCATGTTATCATAGATAGAATGGTTATGCAAGAGCTTCCAACGCTTGTCAGACAAAGGTTTGAGCAATATTTAAGTTTTATATAATCATGAATTTACTAACCTCGTAGGTAAAAAGAACAAAAGCGCAAGCGCCCGTTTAGTGACGTACGGACTGCGCCTGGCCATGCCAGGTGGTTCGACTTGCCGCGCAAAGCGGCGGTTTTAATCGAACATTCTTCCGCAGGAGATAAAGGAAACACAGCGACCGAATCGTTATCGTACGGAGGTTAGGGAAGTCTCGCTAGTCGCTGGGCGCTGGAGCTGGATGTGGCTGTTTCTGCATGTGATCCACACCAAGCTAATTTTATAAGTTCCTTGACAAAGAAAAAAGCGGCTTGTGATAAGCCGCTTAAAGGATAATTGCTATTAATCCACCAGAACCTTCGTTTATGATACGTTCCAATGTCTCTTTCAACTTGTATCTTGCGTTCTCAGGCATCAAAGAGAGTTTCGCTTGAATACCTTCTCTAACGATGGAACTTAGTGATCTTCCAAAAATATCAGATTCCCAAATAGATAATGGATCCTCTTCAAAGTCTTGCATTAAGTAGCGGACAAGCTCTTCACTTTGCTTTTCTGTTCCAATAATTGGCGCAAATTCAGATTCTACATCCACTTTTACCATATGAATAGATGGAGCTACAGCCTTAAGTCGTACGCCAAATCTAGAACCCTGACGGATAATTTCTGGTTCATCTAAGGCCATATCCGCTAAAGATGGGGCCGCAATCCCGTAGCCAGTCTGTTTCACCATTTGTAAGGCATCGGACACTTGATCGTATTCCCGCTTAGCATTTGCAAAATCTTGCATAAGCTCAAGCAAGTGATCTTTACCACGGATTTCTTCTCCGACGATTTCTTTTAACACTTGATCGTACAAATAATCAGGTGCTTCCAAGTCGATTTCCGCTACCCCTTCCCCCATTTCCATGCCTGCCAGCTGCGCATGTTCAATATAGTCATATGCATCAAAGTGACCAACAACCCGATCGACATCGCGCAATCGTTTTATATCCTTCACTGTTTCTTGGATTGCTAGCTGGTAGCTCTCACGTAGCCAGTGATCCTCGTTTAACACCATAACCCAGCTAGGAAGATTAACGTTAACTTCTAGTACTGGAAACTCATAAAGTGCTTCTCTTAACACATTGTACACATCGTGCTCGCTCATGCTTTCTACACTCATGGCAAGCACCGGTATGTCATAGCGCTCACTAAGCTCTTGTCGAAGCTCTTCTGTATCCTGATGATAAGGCTGTACAGAATTTATCACCATGACAAATGGCTTTCCAACTTCTCTTAATTCTTCCACTACTCTTTCCTCAGATTCTACATAATCTTCACGAGGAATCTCTCCAATGGTGCCGTCTGTTGTAACCACTACACCTAAAGTGGAATGTTCTTGGATAACTTTTCTTGTACCGATTTCTGCTGCATCATGAAAAGGAATCGGTTCTTCATACCAAGGTGTATTAATCATTCTAGGGCCGTTTTCATCCTCAAAACCTTGAGCACTATTCACGGTGTAGCCTACACAGTCTACGAGACGGATGTTTACATCCAGTCCTTCGTCCACTTGCACAGAAACTGCTTGATTTGGTACAAATTTCGGTTCTGTTGTCATGATTGTCTTACCGGCAGCACTTTGAGGAAGTTCGTCTTGCGCTCTTGCTCGGTCTCCCTCGTCTGCGATATTTGGTAAAACAACTTGTTCCATGAATTTTTTAATAAATGTAGACTTACCAGTCCTTACTGCTCCTACAACTCCTAAATAGATATCTCCATTTGTCCGCTTCGAGATATCTTTAAAAATATCCACTCTTTCCAAATGATCCCCTCCCGATCTGCTTCGCCATAGAGCTATTACGAATCTTTGACAATACAATTCTATGACGTTGTCCTATCAAAATATGACTTGTTTATATGGAAAAAGGCGAAAAAGTTTTAACAAGCTCACCAATATATCCATAAAAAAGCCTAGCGTCATAGAGTCGTTTAGCATGAAATAATGTACATAAATACAAAAAACCCATGCCACATTATATGCGGCATGGGTTTATATATTCCGAAAATGAATAATTCGTTTATATTAAAACATGCAATGGAGTGCTGCTTGTTATTTAGCTATATCAGGGGCGAATATCGGTTCTCCATCCTTCAAGGTGTATGGAATAGAATAGGCAGGCGCAAATGGATAATAATCCGTTAATGCATACCGAATATCATCACCCTCTTGGTAGTGATGATCCTCTTCTTCTAACACATTATATAAATCGGAACGATAGTCTACTGATAAATCCCCATCTGCAGTAATTAAAATAGGAAGATTATTGCCTGAATATGGACTCACAACGTATGGAGCATGTTCTAGTCCTATTTTTTTATAATCGATTTTAAACATATAATCCGAAACAGGTTCTCCAAATGGTGGATACGTATGTTCTGATCGAAATGCATTTATTTTAAAATTCAATTCACGAATTTCTTCCGCTATACGCAAATCAATAACTTTCACGGTTGGATTCTTTTCCGGATAAATGATGGTATATTGGTAATTCCCACCGTTTTCAAATGCGGTACCTGGAATACTAGATAGTAAACCGTACTCTTTTAGTTTAGAAAAGTCCAAAAGATACTTTTGAAAAATAGGGGTATCTTCCGGTTTTGTTTTTATTGGAATAAGTCCTTGTGTTTCTTCGACGTATTGATGTACAGCTTGTTGAACCATTTCAACCTGTACATCATTCGGCACCTCATTTTTCGCTAATCTATTTTCAGGGTATAAACACCCACTAAGTAACGTGGTGGTCATTAACAGAAAGATGACAACCAACCTTCTCATTGGTCTTCCTCCTTTTTTAGCTAGTAGGTCCACTAAACACTATGTAAAAGATAATGATACTACCCACAATTAGAAATAAGTAGGCGAAAACGGAGACGATAGCAGCCCAAACACCATGGAGCTTATGTCTACTTAATAAGATAAGACCAATTGATATAAATAAAAAAATCATTCCCGCAAAGGATATATACATTTTCAACATTGATGTAGACATCGGTCTTCCTCCTCCCGAAATCATAGCTCGTCCACAACCCTAAGTATTATATCACAGTTTTTTTGACTCTGTGTGGATAGACATGAAGATGACATAGAAAATACCGAGATGGAGGGGCAGTACCATCTCGGTTTGACTAAATAAAACCCACAGCTACTCTAAAATGAAATGCTTGTGCGATTTATTGTATGCGAAGCATTTGCTACTTGCATCCTCAAATGCCTATGCTCCCTTTATTTTTTAAAAATTTGACTTAATGAACCTAGATCTTTTGGAATCTTATTAGATGTAATGGCTTCAACGAGCTTATCTTCCTTTTCTTTTGACACTGGTTTCCCAGCCATAGTGGCTAGTTGTTTTACAAGGTTCCGTACAGATTTTTCATCGGATAAATCCGATTGATTAAACGATTGTGCTGCTTTTAAAATTTGATCTGTATTTATGTTCGAGTTTTTCTGGATGTGGTCAAACATATTTTTCTGGTTGTCGTTCATGTTATTCCTCCTTGCCTAAATTCCATTTCAACATAGTATATGCAAGGTAGAAAGGAGTGTTAATTCCCGTATAAGTTAGATAACATGTTAGACAAATCTTCCATTTCGTGACGTCTGCCTCTTGTCATCAGTTGATCGACAATATCTCGAGGGGCTGCATCTTCAAATAATATTTGATAAATTCCGTTTGTGATTGGCATGTCTGTATGTTGTTGCTCTGCAAATTGATGGGCCGCTTTTGTAGTGTTTACCCCCTCTACAATCATGCCCATTTGATCAAGTACATCCTTTAATTTATTGCCTTTCCCTAACAGGTTTCCGGCTTTCCAGTTCCTGCTATGAACACTAGTACAAGTAACAATTAAATCCCCAACACCTGAAAGACCAATAAACGTAAGTGGATTAGCACCCATAGAGGTACCTAATCGTGCGATTTCAGCAAGTCCACGAGTAATTAACGCTGCTTTTGCATTATCCCCGTAGCCCAAACCATCTGAAATCCCTGCACCAAGAGCAATTATATTTTTTAATGAACCGCCTAGCTCAACACCTATCATATCTGGACTTGTGTACACTCTTAAATTCTCATTTATAAATAAATCTTGTGCTTTTTCTGCTTCCTTCATGCTTTTGGAGGATACGGTAACCGTAGTAGGTTGTCTTTGTCCTACTTCCTCAGCATGACTAGGACCAGAAAGCACAACGACCTCTTCATATAATGCATCATCCATTTCTTCTTCAATCATTTCAGATACTCTTTTTAATGTGTTCGGTTCAATTCCTTTTGTCCCATGAATTAGTGTCACTTTATGGTCTAAAACATCCGAAATTTGACGACATACTTGACGAATTGCTTTTGTTGGTACCACTAACAAGATAGCACTAGTCTCTTGTAAAGCTTCCTTCAAGTCATGATGAAAGGAAACATTCTCTGGGATGTGAACACCAGGTAAATAACGTTCGTTTACTCTCTTTTGTAATAACTCATCGACTTGTTCTTCACTATGGCTCCATAAACATACGTCATGAGCATTATCTGCTAGTACAAGGGAAAGTGCAGTGCCCCAGCTACCAGCACCAATAACGGCTATCTTTGACATCCTTTCCCTCCTAAGCTCTTCTTCTAGCGAATATTTTAATTGGCGTACCCTCAAAACCGAAAGCCTCGCGAATACGATTTTCTAAAAAGCGTTCAT includes:
- a CDS encoding NAD(P)H-dependent glycerol-3-phosphate dehydrogenase codes for the protein MSKIAVIGAGSWGTALSLVLADNAHDVCLWSHSEEQVDELLQKRVNERYLPGVHIPENVSFHHDLKEALQETSAILLVVPTKAIRQVCRQISDVLDHKVTLIHGTKGIEPNTLKRVSEMIEEEMDDALYEEVVVLSGPSHAEEVGQRQPTTVTVSSKSMKEAEKAQDLFINENLRVYTSPDMIGVELGGSLKNIIALGAGISDGLGYGDNAKAALITRGLAEIARLGTSMGANPLTFIGLSGVGDLIVTCTSVHSRNWKAGNLLGKGNKLKDVLDQMGMIVEGVNTTKAAHQFAEQQHTDMPITNGIYQILFEDAAPRDIVDQLMTRGRRHEMEDLSNMLSNLYGN
- a CDS encoding HU family DNA-binding protein, giving the protein MNKTDLINAVAEKSELSKKDATKAVDAVFESIMDSLKAGDKVQLIGFGNFEVRERAARKGRNPQTGDEIEIPASKVPAFKPGKALKDTVK
- a CDS encoding DUF2768 domain-containing protein → MSTSMLKMYISFAGMIFLFISIGLILLSRHKLHGVWAAIVSVFAYLFLIVGSIIIFYIVFSGPTS
- the spoIVA gene encoding stage IV sporulation protein A: MERVDIFKDISKRTNGDIYLGVVGAVRTGKSTFIKKFMEQVVLPNIADEGDRARAQDELPQSAAGKTIMTTEPKFVPNQAVSVQVDEGLDVNIRLVDCVGYTVNSAQGFEDENGPRMINTPWYEEPIPFHDAAEIGTRKVIQEHSTLGVVVTTDGTIGEIPREDYVESEERVVEELREVGKPFVMVINSVQPYHQDTEELRQELSERYDIPVLAMSVESMSEHDVYNVLREALYEFPVLEVNVNLPSWVMVLNEDHWLRESYQLAIQETVKDIKRLRDVDRVVGHFDAYDYIEHAQLAGMEMGEGVAEIDLEAPDYLYDQVLKEIVGEEIRGKDHLLELMQDFANAKREYDQVSDALQMVKQTGYGIAAPSLADMALDEPEIIRQGSRFGVRLKAVAPSIHMVKVDVESEFAPIIGTEKQSEELVRYLMQDFEEDPLSIWESDIFGRSLSSIVREGIQAKLSLMPENARYKLKETLERIINEGSGGLIAIIL
- a CDS encoding stage VI sporulation protein F, whose translation is MNDNQKNMFDHIQKNSNINTDQILKAAQSFNQSDLSDEKSVRNLVKQLATMAGKPVSKEKEDKLVEAITSNKIPKDLGSLSQIFKK